In one window of Escherichia coli DSM 30083 = JCM 1649 = ATCC 11775 DNA:
- the ybiO gene encoding mechanosensitive channel protein: MRWILFILFCLLGAPAHAVSIPGVTTTTTTDSTTEPAPEPDIEQKKAAYGALADVLDNDTSRKELIDQLRTVAATPPAEPVPKIVPPTLVEEQTVLQKVTEVSRHYGEALSARFGQLYRNITGSPHKPFNPQTFSNALTHFSMLAVLVFGFYWLIRLCALPLYRKMGQWARQKNRERSNWLQLPAMIIGAFIIDLLLLALTLFVGQVLSDNLNAGSRTIAFQQSLFLNAFALIEFFKAVLRLIFCPNVAELRPFTIHDETARYWSRRLSWLSSLIGYGLIVAVPIISNQVNVQIGALANVIIMLCMTVWALYLIFRNKKEITQHLLNFAEHSLAFFSLFIRAFALVWHWLASAYFIVLFFFSLFDPGNSLKFMMGATVRSLAIIGIAAFVSGMFSRWLAKTITLSPHTQRNYPELQKRLNGWLSAALKTARILTVCVAVMLLLSAWGLFDFWNWLQNGAGQKTVDILIRIALILFFSAVGWTVLASLIENRLASDIHGRPLPSARTRTLLTLFRNALAVIISTITIMIVLSEIGVNIAPLLAGAGALGLAISFGSQTLVKDIITGVFIQFENGMNTGDLVTIGPLTGTVERMSIRSVGVRQDTGAYHIIPWSSITTFANFVRGIGSVVANYDVDRHEDADKANQALKDAVAELMENEEIRGLIIGEPNFAGIVGLSNTAFTLRVSFTTLPLKQWTVRFALDSQVKKHFDLAGVRAPVQTYQVLPAPGATPAEPLPPGEPTL, from the coding sequence ATGCGGTGGATCCTGTTCATCCTCTTCTGCCTGTTGGGCGCACCTGCCCACGCGGTATCCATACCCGGCGTTACAACCACAACGACAACGGACTCAACGACTGAACCGGCCCCGGAACCGGATATCGAACAAAAAAAAGCGGCCTATGGCGCACTGGCGGATGTGCTGGATAATGACACCTCGCGTAAAGAGTTGATCGACCAGTTGCGCACCGTCGCCGCTACGCCTCCTGCGGAACCCGTACCGAAGATCGTGCCGCCGACGTTGGTTGAAGAGCAAACCGTGCTGCAAAAAGTCACCGAAGTCAGCCGCCATTATGGTGAAGCCCTTTCCGCCCGCTTCGGGCAACTTTATCGCAATATCACCGGCTCCCCGCATAAGCCGTTTAATCCACAAACCTTCAGCAATGCGCTGACCCACTTTTCAATGTTAGCGGTATTAGTGTTTGGTTTTTACTGGCTGATTCGTCTGTGCGCACTGCCGCTGTATCGCAAAATGGGCCAGTGGGCGCGGCAAAAAAATCGTGAGCGCAGTAACTGGTTGCAGCTTCCGGCGATGATCATCGGGGCGTTTATTATCGACCTGCTGTTACTGGCACTGACATTATTTGTCGGCCAGGTATTAAGCGACAACCTGAATGCGGGCAGTCGCACCATCGCTTTCCAACAAAGTTTGTTTCTCAACGCCTTTGCCCTGATTGAATTTTTCAAAGCCGTACTACGCCTGATTTTTTGCCCAAACGTGGCTGAACTGCGCCCGTTCACGATTCATGACGAGACCGCCCGTTACTGGAGTCGTCGCCTGAGCTGGTTAAGCAGCCTGATTGGCTATGGTCTGATTGTGGCTGTGCCGATTATCTCTAATCAGGTGAATGTACAGATAGGTGCGCTGGCGAACGTCATCATTATGCTGTGCATGACCGTCTGGGCGTTGTACCTGATTTTTCGTAATAAAAAAGAGATCACCCAGCATTTGCTCAACTTTGCGGAGCATTCGCTGGCCTTTTTCAGCCTGTTTATCCGCGCCTTTGCGCTGGTGTGGCACTGGCTGGCAAGCGCCTATTTTATCGTGCTGTTTTTCTTTTCGTTGTTCGATCCGGGCAACAGCCTGAAATTTATGATGGGTGCAACGGTGCGCAGCCTGGCGATTATTGGTATCGCAGCATTTGTTTCCGGTATGTTTTCCCGCTGGTTGGCGAAAACCATCACCCTCTCGCCACATACTCAGCGAAATTATCCGGAGCTGCAAAAACGGCTGAATGGCTGGCTTTCGGCGGCACTGAAAACAGCGCGTATTCTGACAGTCTGCGTGGCGGTAATGCTGCTGTTGAGCGCATGGGGATTGTTCGATTTCTGGAACTGGCTGCAAAACGGCGCGGGGCAGAAAACCGTAGATATCCTGATCCGTATCGCACTCATTCTTTTCTTCTCGGCGGTTGGCTGGACGGTGCTCGCCAGTTTGATAGAAAACCGGCTGGCTTCGGATATTCATGGCCGCCCGCTACCCAGCGCCCGTACGCGAACCCTGCTGACGCTGTTCCGTAACGCGCTGGCGGTGATTATCAGTACCATCACCATCATGATTGTGTTGTCGGAAATCGGCGTCAATATCGCGCCATTGCTGGCAGGTGCCGGGGCATTAGGTCTGGCTATCTCGTTTGGTTCGCAAACGCTGGTGAAAGATATTATTACCGGAGTATTTATTCAGTTTGAAAACGGCATGAACACTGGAGATTTGGTGACTATCGGGCCGTTGACCGGCACTGTGGAACGGATGTCGATTCGCTCCGTGGGCGTGCGCCAGGATACCGGGGCGTATCACATCATTCCGTGGTCTTCGATAACCACCTTTGCTAACTTCGTCCGCGGTATTGGTTCGGTAGTGGCAAACTACGATGTTGATCGCCATGAAGATGCTGATAAAGCCAATCAGGCACTGAAAGATGCGGTAGCGGAATTAATGGAAAACGAAGAAATTCGCGGGCTGATTATTGGTGAACCGAATTTTGCCGGGATTGTCGGCTTAAGCAATACCGCGTTTACACTGCGTGTTTCGTTCACCACGCTGCCACTCAAACAGTGGACGGTACGCTTTGCCCTCGACAGCCAGGTGAAAAAACATTTCGACCTGGCGGGCGTTCGCGCGCCAGTGCAGACTTATCAGGTGCTGCCTGCTCCGGGCGCGACCCCGGCTGAACCGTTGCCGCCGGGGGAACCAACGCTTTAA
- the rlmF gene encoding 23S rRNA (adenine(1618)-N(6))-methyltransferase RlmF, translating into MSAQKPGLHPRNRHHSRYDLATLCQVNPELRQFLTLTPAGEQSVDFANPLAVKALNKALLAHFYAVANWDIPDGFLCPPVPGRADYIHHLADLLAEASGTIPANASILDIGVGANCIYPLIGVHEYGWRFTGSETSSQALSSAQAIISANPGLNRAIRLRRQKESGAIFNGIIHKNEQYDATLCNPPFHDSAAAARAGSERKRRNLGLNKDDALNFGGQQQELWCEGGEVAFIKKMIEESKGFAKQVMWFTSLVSRGENLPPLYRALTDVGAVKVVKKEMAQGQKQSRFIAWTFMNDEQRRRFVNRQR; encoded by the coding sequence ATGTCCGCCCAGAAACCGGGGTTGCATCCGCGCAACCGTCATCACAGCCGCTACGATCTCGCCACGCTTTGTCAGGTCAATCCTGAACTCAGGCAATTCCTCACGCTTACACCCGCCGGGGAGCAAAGCGTAGACTTTGCCAATCCGCTGGCGGTGAAGGCGCTCAATAAGGCGTTGCTGGCCCATTTTTACGCCGTAGCGAACTGGGATATCCCGGACGGTTTTCTCTGCCCACCAGTACCGGGTCGGGCGGATTATATTCATCACCTTGCCGATTTACTGGCAGAAGCAAGCGGAACAATTCCAGCTAATGCCAGCATTCTGGATATCGGCGTTGGTGCGAACTGTATTTATCCGCTGATTGGCGTACATGAATATGGCTGGCGTTTTACTGGTAGTGAAACCAGCAGCCAGGCGTTAAGCAGTGCGCAGGCGATCATCAGTGCTAATCCGGGGCTTAACCGCGCCATTCGTCTGCGTCGGCAAAAAGAGAGTGGGGCGATTTTTAACGGCATCATCCATAAAAACGAGCAATACGATGCGACCTTGTGTAACCCGCCATTCCACGATTCCGCCGCTGCGGCACGGGCAGGTAGTGAACGTAAACGCCGTAACCTGGGGCTGAACAAAGACGATGCACTGAACTTTGGTGGTCAGCAACAGGAGTTGTGGTGTGAAGGCGGTGAGGTCGCTTTTATCAAAAAGATGATTGAAGAGAGCAAAGGCTTCGCGAAGCAGGTGATGTGGTTTACCTCGCTGGTATCTCGTGGTGAAAACTTACCGCCGTTGTATCGTGCTCTGACGGACGTAGGTGCGGTGAAGGTGGTAAAAAAAGAGATGGCCCAGGGGCAAAAGCAGAGCCGCTTTATAGCCTGGACCTTTATGAACGACGAGCAGCGCCGCCGTTTTGTCAATCGCCAGCGTTAA
- the mcbA gene encoding DUF1471 family periplasmic protein McbA, with product MKKCLTLLIATVLSGISLTAYAAQPMSNLDSGQLRPAGTVSATGASNLSDLEDKLAEKAREQGAKGYVINSAGGNDQMFGTAIIYK from the coding sequence ATGAAAAAGTGCCTCACACTACTGATTGCCACCGTCCTGAGCGGAATCTCTCTCACGGCTTATGCCGCGCAACCGATGAGTAACCTGGACAGTGGTCAACTACGGCCCGCCGGTACCGTTTCGGCAACTGGCGCATCAAACCTAAGCGATCTGGAGGATAAACTGGCAGAAAAAGCGCGCGAACAAGGCGCGAAAGGTTATGTCATTAATTCCGCAGGCGGAAATGACCAGATGTTCGGTACTGCAATCATCTACAAATAA
- the fiu gene encoding catecholate siderophore receptor Fiu: MENNRNFPARQFHSLTFFAGLCIGITPVAQALAAEGQANADDTLVVEASTPSLYAPQQSADPKFSRPVADTTRTMTVISEQVIKDQGATNLTDALKNVPGVGAFFAGENGNSTTGDAIYMRGADTSNSIYIDGIRDIGSVSRDTFNTEQVEVIKGPSGTDYGRSAPTGSINMISKQPRNDSGIDASASIGSAWFRRGTLDVNQVIGDTTAVRLNVMGEKTHDAGRDKVKNERYGVAPSVAFGLGTANRLYLNYLHVTQHNTPDGGIPTIGLPGYSAPSAGTAALNHSGKVDTHNFYGTDSDYDDSTTDTATMRFEHDINDNTTIRNTTRWSRVKQDYLMTAIMGGASNITQPTSDVNSWTWSRTANTKDVSNKILTNQTNLTSTFYTGAIGHDVSTGVEFTRETQTNYGVNPVTLPAVNIYHPDSSIHPGGLTRNGANANGQTDTFAIYAFDTLQITRDFELNGGIRLDNYHTEYDSATACGGSGRGAITCPAGVAKGSPVTTVDTAKSGNLVNWKAGALYHLTENGNIYINYAVSQQPPGGNNFALAQSGSGNSANRTDFKPQKANTSEIGTKWQVLDKRLLLTAALFRTDIENEVEQNDDGTYSQYGKKRVEGYEISVAGNITPAWQMIGGYTQQKATIKNGKDVAQDGSSSLPYTPEHAFTLWSQYQATDDISVGAGARYIGSMHKGSDGAVGTPAFTEGYWVADAKLGYRVNRNLDFQLNVYNLFDTDYVASINKSGYRYHPGEPRTFLLTANMHF; encoded by the coding sequence ATGGAAAACAATCGCAATTTCCCTGCCAGACAATTTCATTCGCTCACGTTCTTTGCCGGTCTTTGTATTGGTATTACGCCTGTGGCGCAGGCACTCGCTGCCGAAGGGCAAGCTAACGCGGATGACACGCTGGTTGTCGAAGCATCAACGCCTTCGCTTTATGCGCCACAACAATCTGCCGATCCGAAATTCTCGCGTCCGGTAGCGGATACTACCCGCACGATGACGGTGATTTCTGAACAAGTGATTAAAGATCAGGGTGCAACCAACCTTACCGACGCGCTCAAAAACGTCCCCGGCGTGGGTGCGTTTTTTGCGGGTGAGAACGGTAACTCCACCACTGGCGACGCCATTTATATGCGCGGTGCCGATACCTCTAACAGTATTTATATCGATGGCATTCGCGATATCGGCAGCGTCTCGCGCGACACCTTCAATACCGAGCAGGTCGAAGTAATTAAAGGGCCGTCCGGCACCGACTACGGGCGCAGCGCGCCGACAGGCTCGATCAATATGATCAGCAAACAGCCGCGCAATGATTCCGGCATTGACGCCTCCGCCAGTATTGGCAGCGCCTGGTTCCGCCGCGGCACGCTGGACGTCAATCAGGTCATTGGTGATACCACTGCGGTGCGCCTGAATGTAATGGGCGAAAAAACGCACGATGCCGGACGCGACAAAGTCAAAAATGAGCGTTACGGCGTCGCCCCTTCTGTCGCTTTTGGCCTTGGTACAGCGAATCGTTTGTATCTTAATTATCTGCATGTCACCCAACACAACACGCCAGACGGCGGCATTCCGACCATCGGTTTACCGGGTTATTCTGCCCCATCTGCGGGAACAGCGGCCCTGAATCATTCCGGAAAAGTTGATACTCATAACTTTTACGGCACGGATTCCGATTACGACGATTCGACCACCGACACCGCTACCATGCGTTTTGAGCACGACATCAACGATAACACCACCATTCGCAACACTACGCGTTGGTCGCGCGTAAAGCAGGATTACCTGATGACGGCGATTATGGGTGGAGCGTCGAATATTACCCAGCCCACCAGCGATGTGAATAGCTGGACGTGGTCACGTACGGCGAATACCAAAGATGTGAGTAACAAAATTCTCACCAACCAGACCAACCTGACCTCGACGTTCTATACCGGCGCTATCGGTCATGATGTCAGTACCGGCGTGGAATTTACCCGCGAAACACAGACTAACTATGGCGTTAATCCGGTGACGTTACCGGCGGTAAATATTTATCATCCTGACAGCAGCATTCATCCCGGTGGCCTGACGCGCAACGGCGCAAACGCCAATGGTCAGACGGATACCTTCGCAATTTATGCCTTCGATACGCTGCAAATCACCCGTGATTTTGAGCTGAACGGTGGGATCCGTCTGGATAATTATCATACTGAATATGACAGTGCCACCGCCTGCGGCGGCAGCGGGCGCGGTGCCATCACCTGCCCTGCTGGCGTGGCAAAAGGTTCTCCGGTCACCACCGTCGACACCGCCAAGTCGGGCAATCTGGTGAACTGGAAAGCCGGGGCGCTGTATCACCTGACGGAAAACGGCAATATCTATATTAACTATGCCGTTTCCCAGCAGCCGCCGGGCGGCAACAACTTCGCCCTTGCGCAGTCTGGCAGCGGTAACAGTGCCAACCGCACCGATTTTAAACCGCAAAAAGCCAACACCAGCGAGATTGGCACCAAATGGCAGGTTCTGGATAAACGCCTGCTACTTACCGCCGCGCTGTTCCGTACTGATATTGAAAATGAAGTTGAGCAAAATGATGACGGGACTTATTCGCAATATGGTAAGAAACGTGTCGAAGGCTACGAGATATCCGTGGCCGGGAATATCACTCCCGCGTGGCAGATGATTGGCGGCTATACCCAGCAAAAAGCAACTATCAAAAACGGCAAAGATGTTGCCCAGGATGGTTCCTCATCGCTGCCGTATACCCCGGAACACGCCTTCACCTTATGGAGCCAGTATCAGGCAACCGATGATATTTCTGTTGGTGCGGGCGCACGGTATATCGGCAGTATGCATAAAGGTTCAGACGGCGCGGTGGGGACGCCAGCATTTACCGAAGGTTATTGGGTCGCCGACGCCAAACTGGGGTATCGGGTTAATCGCAATCTCGACTTCCAGCTAAACGTCTACAACCTGTTTGATACCGATTACGTCGCCTCAATCAATAAGAGCGGCTACCGTTATCACCCGGGCGAGCCAAGAACCTTCTTGCTCACAGCCAATATGCATTTCTGA
- the ybiX gene encoding PKHD-type hydroxylase YbiX — MMYHIPGVLSPQDVARFREQLEQAEWVDGRVTTGAQGAQVKNNQQVDTRSALYAALQNEVLNAVNQHALFFAAALPRTLSTPLFNRYQNNETYGFHVDGAVRSHPQNGWMRTDLSATLFLSDPESYDGGELVVNDTFGQHRVKLPAGDLVLYPSSSLHCVTPVTRGVRVASFMWIQSMIRDDKKRAMLFELDNNIQSLKSRYGESEEILSLLNLYHNLLREWSEI; from the coding sequence ATGATGTACCACATTCCCGGCGTGTTATCGCCACAGGACGTCGCCCGTTTTCGCGAACAACTGGAACAAGCCGAATGGGTGGATGGGCGCGTCACCACCGGCGCACAAGGTGCGCAAGTTAAGAACAATCAACAAGTAGACACCCGCAGCGCCCTGTACGCCGCCCTGCAAAATGAGGTGCTGAACGCGGTTAACCAACATGCTTTGTTCTTTGCCGCGGCCTTGCCGCGTACCCTTTCCACGCCGCTGTTTAATCGCTATCAGAACAATGAAACCTATGGTTTTCATGTGGATGGCGCAGTACGCAGCCATCCACAAAACGGCTGGATGCGCACTGACCTTTCTGCCACGCTGTTTTTAAGCGATCCAGAAAGCTACGACGGCGGCGAACTGGTCGTTAATGACACCTTCGGGCAACATCGGGTAAAACTCCCGGCAGGCGATCTGGTGTTGTATCCCTCCAGCAGCCTGCATTGCGTGACACCCGTAACCCGCGGCGTGCGAGTGGCATCATTTATGTGGATCCAGTCGATGATCCGTGATGATAAAAAGCGCGCCATGCTGTTTGAACTGGACAACAATATTCAGTCGCTGAAAAGCCGCTACGGCGAAAGTGAAGAGATCCTGTCACTGCTCAATCTTTATCATAATCTGCTGCGGGAATGGTCGGAGATCTGA
- the ybiI gene encoding C4-type zinc finger protein YbiI: MASGWANDDAVNEQINSTIEDAIARARGEIPRGESLYECEECGAPIPQARREAIPGVRLCIHCQQEKDLQKPAYTGYNRRGSKDSQLR, translated from the coding sequence ATGGCATCCGGTTGGGCTAATGATGACGCCGTCAACGAACAGATCAACAGTACAATTGAAGATGCGATTGCCCGCGCTCGGGGTGAAATTCCGCGTGGCGAAAGCCTGTATGAATGTGAAGAGTGCGGTGCCCCTATCCCGCAGGCCCGTCGGGAAGCCATTCCTGGCGTGCGCTTATGCATTCATTGCCAACAGGAGAAAGATTTACAAAAACCAGCTTATACAGGATATAATCGCAGAGGTTCGAAAGACAGCCAGTTACGTTAA
- the ybiJ gene encoding DUF1471 family protein YbiJ: MKTINTVVAAMALSTLSFGVFAAEPVTASQAQNMNKIGVVSADGASTLDALEAKLAEKAAAAGASGYSITSATNNNKLSGTAVIYK; this comes from the coding sequence ATGAAAACTATCAATACTGTTGTTGCTGCTATGGCTCTTTCAACTCTGTCATTTGGCGTGTTCGCGGCGGAACCGGTAACGGCATCCCAGGCACAGAACATGAATAAAATCGGCGTGGTTTCTGCCGATGGCGCATCCACCCTCGATGCCCTGGAAGCGAAACTGGCTGAGAAAGCCGCGGCGGCCGGTGCCAGTGGATACAGCATCACTTCTGCCACCAACAACAATAAATTAAGCGGTACTGCGGTAATTTATAAGTAA